One region of Niallia sp. Man26 genomic DNA includes:
- a CDS encoding STAS domain-containing protein encodes MTTMCKVAEYIEENTEVLAHRIVEGVLSSLDLSIPDDERNNAFLMYKEFLGFLGKSLNTGVSGVPADLIAWSKHNAEQQLNAGGRISEIVIRYQPTRKIFNELLTELSIKFGLALSENAFLIKMVDDILDTSLSETVSTYECLSESYRKKAQQELAELSAPVVLVKEGVAVLPLVGLIDAYRASYIMEKVVPHIAGLQLEYLITDYSGIKNIDSEIASYLYQLGEVLQLLGIKVIVTGLRPQLAQTVVETRLNMAAIKVYANLKQALESLK; translated from the coding sequence ATGACAACAATGTGTAAAGTGGCTGAGTACATAGAGGAAAATACAGAAGTCCTTGCTCATAGAATAGTAGAGGGAGTTCTCAGCAGTTTAGATTTAAGCATCCCTGATGACGAGAGAAATAACGCATTTCTCATGTATAAAGAGTTTTTAGGGTTTTTAGGCAAGTCACTTAATACAGGAGTGTCAGGAGTGCCAGCGGATTTAATTGCTTGGAGTAAGCACAATGCTGAACAGCAATTGAACGCAGGTGGAAGAATTTCAGAAATCGTTATCCGCTACCAGCCGACAAGGAAGATTTTTAATGAGCTGCTGACAGAGTTAAGCATTAAGTTTGGACTAGCTCTTAGTGAGAATGCTTTTTTAATAAAAATGGTTGACGATATACTCGACACTAGCTTAAGTGAAACAGTCTCCACTTATGAATGTTTATCAGAAAGTTACCGAAAGAAAGCCCAGCAGGAATTGGCGGAGCTGTCTGCCCCAGTTGTGCTTGTAAAAGAAGGTGTAGCTGTTCTGCCGCTTGTTGGCTTAATCGATGCCTACAGAGCTTCGTATATAATGGAAAAAGTTGTCCCCCATATAGCTGGGCTTCAGCTTGAATATCTTATTACAGATTACTCTGGCATTAAAAATATAGATTCGGAAATCGCTTCTTATCTGTACCAATTAGGCGAGGTGCTTCAGCTCCTTGGCATCAAGGTCATTGTAACCGGCTTGCGCCCGCAGCTTGCTCAAACAGTTGTGGAAACAAGATTAAATATGGCGGCAATCAAGGTTTATGCTAATCTTAAGCAGGCACTGGAGTCTTTGAAGTAA
- a CDS encoding Cof-type HAD-IIB family hydrolase, with protein sequence MKYKMIVLDMDDTLLQDDHTVSEATKAALIKAQEQGVKVVLASGRPTFAMWDTARELHLSDYGSYILSFNGAKITNCRTNEEIFSSTLLPEVVHQLFELSKREKVWLHTYVGDTIVTEENNPFTEIEAQITGLPIKAVPNFVDYIKDPVVKVLMVKEEDILKNVEKVLQTELSEQLSVMRSKPFFLEFTEKGVTKGTSLSLLIDRLGITREEVIAMGDSYNDAAMIEFAGLGIAMGNAPDDIKLIADYVTDTNNNDGVAKAVEKFILNA encoded by the coding sequence ATGAAATATAAAATGATTGTACTAGACATGGATGACACATTGCTTCAGGATGACCATACGGTCTCAGAAGCGACAAAGGCAGCATTGATTAAAGCACAGGAACAAGGGGTTAAGGTAGTTCTTGCTTCAGGCAGACCTACGTTTGCGATGTGGGATACTGCAAGAGAACTACATCTGTCTGATTATGGCAGCTATATCCTTTCATTTAACGGCGCAAAAATCACCAATTGCCGAACAAATGAAGAGATTTTCAGCAGTACGCTTTTACCAGAGGTTGTACACCAGCTGTTTGAATTGAGTAAAAGAGAAAAGGTTTGGCTTCATACATATGTTGGCGATACTATTGTGACAGAAGAAAACAATCCATTTACGGAGATTGAAGCACAAATAACTGGGCTGCCAATCAAAGCTGTGCCTAACTTTGTTGATTACATAAAAGACCCTGTTGTAAAGGTATTAATGGTTAAAGAAGAGGATATTCTGAAAAATGTGGAGAAAGTATTACAGACAGAACTTTCAGAGCAACTGAGTGTTATGCGCTCCAAACCGTTTTTCCTTGAATTCACGGAGAAAGGTGTTACTAAAGGCACAAGCCTATCATTATTGATTGATCGCCTTGGCATCACAAGAGAAGAAGTTATCGCAATGGGAGACAGCTATAATGATGCCGCAATGATTGAATTTGCAGGTCTTGGCATTGCAATGGGCAACGCTCCTGACGACATTAAGCTTATAGCCGATTATGTAACAGATACAAACAATAATGACGGAGTTGCCAAAGCGGTCGAAAAATTTATTTTAAACGCTTAA
- a CDS encoding IDEAL domain-containing protein: MEKYLLNAPQQSEGNVVDSLLAEMVLEKALYNFKKQSLKKQIDATLIAGDKPEFLRLTEELNKLIS, translated from the coding sequence ATGGAAAAGTATTTATTAAATGCACCACAACAGTCTGAAGGAAATGTAGTTGATTCTTTATTAGCTGAAATGGTCTTGGAGAAAGCCCTTTATAATTTCAAGAAACAGAGTCTAAAAAAGCAGATTGATGCAACATTAATCGCTGGTGATAAGCCTGAGTTTCTTCGTTTAACAGAAGAACTAAACAAGTTGATCTCCTAA